The genomic segment CTCAATGGTGCAAAATTGATACTTGCATAAGATACAGACAGAGCAGCTTCTATTACGCAATTCGGGTGTTACACTGTACTAATGACAAGACTGCAGTCAGCCAGTTATAAAAAATCACCACAACCTGCCCAATAACCCCAGGTAGTGGTGGACATTGATTTGATTGTGGGGTCAAGGTAGCAGAGCTTTGTTAAAGAATAAATCATTGAATAAAGATTTTGTTACTGATAAGTGAAGTTTTAACAACATTAATTAGGTGGGAGCGCAGTTACAAAGTATGATCAGAAATACTGTTCTGttcctgttaatgcctttaagaggggcttagtagcatagtatccaaggctattgtgatactaatatctacagttagtactgatgttggtatatatagttatgtatgtgagtgtatagattggtaagtatagtttgtgtgtgtgctgggtttacttggaagggttgaacttgatggactctggtaatAACTGTTTATTTTTGCTGAGTACAACAAGGGTATAGTAGCAATGCTACCAGTGATGAGCAAGTCTGTcctatttcactttgctgaaagaTTTGTGGATTAGCAGAAAAATTAataaacagcgaaaaattagcaaaatgtattaaagtaaaTGAGGGTTTTGTTCACAGTTTTTTTTCCCTACAAAATACATGGCTTttgtttgctgtgttttttttcacgcaaaatgcattaaagtgaatGTGCATTTTTcgcaggcatttttttttcttcatgtgaAAAATTTTACTGCGGTTCTGCTCTTCACTAAAGGTTACTACAGTTTTTTTATTCCAATGTAGTTTAccaaacatttataaaaataaagtataaattgTGTAACTGTAGCTTGTGTTGCCCTAGGTGGCTGTAAAATTGGGTTTTCCCTATGATATTTTCTGTCTTAATATTTTAACCCAGTCCAGCCCTGCAAGCCCAACTTGACCTTACAAGATTTACAATTATAAACTGGGTTAATAATAATCATCCATCAAAATGGATTTATTCTgcgaaagaaaatataaaaactaaAATCCAGTCATAATGTCAGACATTATAAAAGTCATCACATTCTGAATGTTTAAACAGGTTAAAGAAAAGTTGGGATCCTTTCCTTGTAACACCAGTGTGCGAGGAAGAAGAGAAGACTGGGCGATGTGTTCTTATCTTCAGCATGGTCGTCTGGGCCTTGGCTGGACTTCTCGTTCTCGCATCGGGATTTTTTAGTAAAGTATGTTCCATTATTTTGTTTTCCTATAAATGATAATTCCTTGAAGATATTGATTAGTGATTTACTTACCTTACATGGCTCTTGGTGATCTTTTTCAATGATTTTCTCCTCctgtgtaacaataaaacagtagcttgtacttgactgTAACAAAGCTGAATAATTGAATgtaggtggcaaaacaatcttttttttttattttaaatgttttaaatagcCTTGAGTTATGGCACTCTATATGACAGAGAGACCCCTTACCTAGAAACCCCTAGGTCTAAatcattccaaataatagatccaatacatgCAATATTATTATCAGCAAAGTATTACACTATACTTCACAGGGAATATTTAACCACCTACCTGCCAGTGATGTTTAATTCTAAGGATCTGGCTGTCATAAAAGTGACTGCCAACACCATAAAATTTATTTACTTCTTTGATATATTTGTTAACTGACATTTGTCACCATAAGATCTAAGAACATCAGCTAAAATATGACTCTTTATTCACACCACCCCTTCCCCAATGCAGCATGCAATATAATTTGTCTACTGTGGGCACACAGACAGCTGTAAAAACATCTGTGACTAATGTTCAGTATTTGTgtacaaatactgtacataggGAAACATAATATTCCATTCCAAAGCAAAAGCGTACAAAGGCATAACTAGTAACATTCAAAGTTTTATTCAACTACAAATTTTACACTGTGTAAACTACAGTACAAACAAACTTCATGCACTACAAGATATAAGTGTTCAGAAGCAGGAAAAGTGCTGCCATTCTAAGTAGTTGGAGCATAACAGAAAGAAATCAAGCAGAAATGACCTCTGGACACAAGGAAATCCTATTTTTCTATGTTTGTCATTGGTTAATCCTTCCACATAATTGCACATCTGAAATGTGATGACAAAAGTTTTACTCAAGGTACATTTCAGAAgtctttttatatgttttttatatgcttttagaatataagctcttgtgagcagggccctcctcctagtgtctccaatcctcatccaatgtaactgcaaaccatttttgtgtattatttatatgtacagtacatgttaactgttctgtcttttgtacccctctattctgtaaagtgctgcgtaaattgatggtgctatataaataataataataatatgttagctaaagtttttaaagtttttaaacttCATAAAGTTTTGTTCTGGAATGCGTTATTAAGACATGTAGCTCTAATACATTTAGGCAAAAGAAGCACAAACAAGTGTATTtgaactgtcaatcaaaatctgactccaactcctgATTTAgaattttgttacattttaacaTTACATGGAGGGCAAAGATGACTGTTGCATCATGTGTACAATAACCAAAACAGTTTCTtacaattatataaaaatgttacatttagcTCCACTTTCCATTTACATCACGAATCAGGTGGAAGTATTTTTAAAAGCACTTGGCAATAACTAAAATAGTTTTTGTGCACATAAAATTTCTAAAGATGGTTTATGGCAGGTATAAAGCAAAATTTCCTTTTGTTATAAACTGTAATAAACTGTACATCACGTACCAGCTTTCTTTTCATTTCTGCTCCTTTGCCACTCCTCTactcttacattttattttcccttCCTTAGATTTTAAAAAAGAGACAAGGATACCCCAAATTGCACCACTATGCTGCAACTAAATGGGGTGGGCGGGAGaataattttttaacctgcctggtAAATATCTGTCCATATTGCAATATCTGGTACTACATTGGAAAGGCCCCACTCATGGTCCGTTTTGTTCTAAATGAGCTGAGTCAGCCATTTATACTGACCTGTGTGTGTATTGGCAGCTTTAAGTATGTTTAGCATTACTTATCTGAATTACTAATTATTGTCTTAAAGTCTATgaagttaaaaaataattaagaaataatgtatttataagcGATGGTTTGTTTTCTAATCTCCCCACTTTTCCTGCAAAAACAAATCATTAGCAAGACTAAATTTGTGGGAAGGCCTGGGCCTATAGTGGCGGAACTTTAGGCTGTATCTGAATTTGTTCTGGAGCAATGGGATACACAATAATTTTTATAGTTCTTTAAGTCCCCAGCACTCCCCAGTTAATGATCAGAAATATATGCATACAAACAGGGTTGTTCAAGGAGTGGGAACTGGGCTGTCTGAAAAAACAGACATCCGGGACTGATTATAAGGCTCCAGAGAGAGTTAGCTAGATTTACACGTATATGATTACCTCCTTTATCTATTTTATTGTAGAAATATGAACAATGATTCAGTCAGCACAATCACAGTCCAAACTGCAAATGTAATTGAAGCAGTGAAAGTTCAGTACATGTTTCAGGCTTAGCCCTTTCTTATGACACTTGAGAAAGATCTAGCTTGTGATTAGTACCTCTCTAATAGTAGAAATAATACCAGCTGTTCTGTGgaactattttatattttttaattcatttttatctAGGTATCTCTCTTGTTTGTGGTGGCCATGACAAATGAAGACTCACTGAATCTTTCAAACAAACCATTTGGCACCCTTATTATTGGTATTATGCTGGTGATACCAAGCATTCTCACGTTTATAAAGAGCATGTGGAAGTTGATCTTCACACATTCCCCCAGTCCCCATAAATGTGATGTGTTTACGGTAAGTATATAAAAACTGCAAATCTTTGCATAATTTAGTttcaacaatttgttttttttactatttattacaACCCCAATGTTCACGTAGCAACACATGACAAGGATCAAAGAGCCAACTGCCAGCATAAACACACTTAAAATATACTGTTGTCACAATACAATGTGTTAACATTTGCTTGAAAAATTGTTTACTCTGCTGCTGGAAAAGTTACTGGCACTATTTAAGCTTGCTTACAGGACTTCATTAAAGACAATCATATTTACAACACAGTTGTTTGTGTTTACGTCTGTGGCTTATAAACAAAAAAGCTGGTTATACACTTACTGTGTCGCCAAATAAGTGGTTCTCTATTGATTTGCCCAATCATGTGCTGGGCCAAATCGTACTGATATGATCATTGGCCCCGGTGCCAAAGATTGGATCATACAGAAGGTCTACAGAGAAGGAGCATATCAATGCATACATGTTTGAATAGGTACTCACTGCACAGCCTGGGCAAGCTCAGTGCATCAACCCCAATCAATAGAGCCACACTCTTATGATACGTAAGTAATCACATCAGTTAGGATGAGCACCAACCACACACATTGCTTGTGAAATAGCTTTATTACAGGACATATAAACCCTccttaatagtaaggctgcatcatccccttaatcacttgggatgccttctcctcctctaacccacttaacccctcccttaggaactgactttggctcttggctataTGAGCATGCTCGGTTcttcaactcaggttaccaaacacaccctccagccTAGCTGCCAATAAAGatatggcactgctggtttcaatagaaactctgctctagctgtgcacgcagctggagaaacatgtttttctccTAACTCCCTCTcatgagctcagtttaaccattacagggcacaatcaAAGGAGAACTTTatcaagttctgcctgtgtaagcctgtattcttcCTTGCATGAACTTTAAAGCAcacatatgctgtttgcagaagtaaatatcactgaagatgtgtgaaagggaaaatggccacaggaagaaagctgctatttgtattAGGAAAATGTGAGGATGCTGatgaatggaggggatatatgcaatacaaatagtgtccaacttatatacatggtttaCATGTGCTTTAAAGTGTTTTATCAAGCAGTATGTGCACTCTGTGCTGTgatgtgcactctgctggagaaacatgtttgtTCTATTAACCTTCCCTGCAGTTTAACTATTAAAGTGTAGGATTACAAGCAGcattttttattaaagtaagttctgcctgtgtaagcctgcattcttcattgcatgaacattAAATGTGTGACAGGGAAAATGGcagccaggtgaaagctgctatttgttttaggaaaatgtgatggtgctggcaaatggaggtgatatatgcagtacaaatggtgtggttggGATGGGGGAGATGTATCCAACTTATAAACATGGTATAGAAAAAGAGagcttacatgtcctttaaagtgctTGATGAAGATGTTTGTGTTCCCCCTAACTGATGTAGATTAATGCAGCGATGTGGTCCTTTAGCAAGTTAGGAAGTCAGTCTATTACATTCTGTCACTTTCAGGTTGTCAAACAAGAATTTACCCATATAACACATAGTAATAATATTAACAGAATCATAGctttattgcagttttataaTTATACCAACAGATCTAAATAATGAGAGATTTTTTCTTTAAACAGGTTTGCATTATTGAAGCCCTTGTTGCACTTGGATCTGCAATGCTCGTTGTGGTGGCCATGCCTCATTTCAACATTATCAGCAATCTCATGATACTGAGCAGTGTTTACACAATACCCTCGGCAGTGCAAATTATTAATCGGGCTAGATCTCCAAATTGGAAAATGTCAATTCCGATAATTTCTCTTGTTTTACTCATAATCGGCCATATATTGTTCTGCATGGGGTACCTTTTGGAGACAGGTTACAGTTTACAAATATACGTCAGCATTGCCATAGTGGCAACCATTTTAGTGTCATTAACCTGGTTTGAAAATTTACTTCTCCTTCTTCAAAAAACAACATTTCATCATGTAGAACCAGAACATGATACAAGAAATGTCCTTTACATATGCAGTAGTGTTGTTAGAATTGCAGTGACAGCAGCTGTAGTAGGAAGTTGTGTTCCTCTGTCACGGCATGACTGGACTCAGCTAAAGTCCATTGCTCCTAAAGATCTGCAGTTGTTGCTGATCCTGCTAGCTATACAGGCTGTGACTTCTGCAACCTGCCACTGGTTTGGGGTTATTGCATGCAAAATGCATTATGTTAAACGAGGTTTTGCTGGGCCTTTAATTATGACCACACCTGCAGTTTGCATTGCcttgtttattgtttttatagaTCAGTATAGGGTAGCTGCAGAGAACTTTGGAAACTCAGGGGATTTTAACATAACCATTTTTTGTCAGAATCTCAAACTTAGCGACAAGAACAGTATGGTCCAAAATCTACTTTTGGAGGTTGGCCAGAGTATGTGTAAAACATTAATGGAATTAAACACCCCAAATATTGTTATGTTATTCATATCTGGGATAGCCTGGTACTTGGGGTTTGTCCTGTGCACATTGTATGTTTGGAAATTGAAGGTGCAGCGGATAGAAAGAACAACCCAGCTGTTTGTTCGGCGCCTTTACGAAGCTGCTTATATTGATCAGTCAATGCTGCTAAATACACGATATAAGTTAGAGAGTAAAGAAAAGTTCGAGAGTAAAGAAAATCAAAGGTAAGAACTCATAATAGCAATGTATTGCATATACTTTTCCTATACTTTAAGGATCTCGCATACTTTAATAATTTtgcattatttatgttaaatttaGTAAAAGGGCATTGCAACAAAAAATGTAGTCTTTATTCTATACTTCTATTCTATAATCCATACTATATATGGAAACATAGCTATATTGATAGGActcatttttttctggcttcCCAGGATACCTGTCTTATCATTCTCCTTCATGGCTGCcacaaatgtgccccttagttgggatcaagtataaggcactgttttattattacagagaaaaatgcaattatttttaaaaatgagaattatttgcttataattgagtctatgggataaggccttcccgtaatttggaactttctggatagcaggtttaccaataacagatcccatacctgtataagtaaagaTATGAATTAAAAGGACAACAGTTACAAATTTGGATCATTGTTAGTATAGTCTACAATAAATATTGCCATTTCTACAGTCTGGTGCTTTGACCACCAACACCTTTTaaggcattaaaaatattatctgcTGTCGGTCACTTTCTCACTGACATTAATAAGAAGGGTCACTGGCCTCTCTGGCATGAAAAtgtgcaaagttgcttagagtaaAGCTTTTAAATGGCATTTATTGCATCTCTCCTTTCTCTTTTATGTCTTACAGTTCAGCTGACAAGGTCATGGTGTATTTATGTGCTACAATGTGGCATGAGACCTTCGATGAAATGCTAAAAATTCTCACGTCGCTATTCAGGTAATGTGAGAATAATGCAAAAAATACATGTTAAAAATGTATCAATTGAATAATCATTTTACcaaatatatacaaattataGGACTTAATCTAAATTAAGTGTGAATTTTCTCTTAAATATTGTTACATAAACTTCTAATAACTTTATACTCAGTACAATATACTTTATACAAAATTTCTTTATTCATAAATTCCAACAAACTTTTATGTTGCCTGGcccatatttatcaaaataagtggtttttttttaaaggttgccCCTACATGTTTCTAAACAATTATTATCTTTGGCTTGTAGATTTCATCTTATTCTATTTCTATTCTTGTTTACACTTATTTACCTCagattagacaaatacaaatcAAATAAGAAGGATACTCTGAACTTGGAAGCACATATTTTTTTTGATGATGCGTTTACTGAGGATATAGACACCCAAACTGGCAAAAAGAAAAGACATGTCAACGTGTATGTGGAATATTTAATCTCTGCATTTGAAGAAGTCCACAGGTAAGAAATGGTTAAGGACAGCTTTATGGCAACATAATTATTTCATGTTGCATGAATCATAATGTTTAACTCAGGATTGTGAGAATTTGCATCATATTCTTTTGAATCTTTAGGGTTTTTGCATGCAACAGGACAGACGTGTTTTCAGGAAATAATATCTCTGGCTGCACACAGCAAAAGATTATGATGACTCCTTATGGTGGAAGACTTTGCTACATCCTTCCACATGGGAATCTCCTTTATGTACATCTGAAGGATAAACAAAGAATTCGGCATAAGAAGAGATGGTCTCAGGTACAGTAAGGGTCATTTGAGACTCTATAAAAAGACTTTTAACACTAAAGTTGCAAAATTACGCAACAACATATTTTAGTTCCTTTGAAATGTATTTCAGGCTTTCCAATATAAAAGATTTTACCTTGCAAAGATTTTTAGCAAATAGTTCTACACCTATTGATTATTCTGAACAGAGTTTTGCCACTGTCAAAAAGAACAGTTATATGTTCATTTTTCTACTTTCAGATTATGTACATGTTCTATCTACTGGGATGGAAACTATATCGTAAATATGATAATTTAGCTGAGAAAGCCCTGAACCCCATTGAGAAAGAGCAAGTCTATAAGGAACTCGAGGTACAATTTTAAGCCAATGTTAACATTATTCCAGATGCACTCTATATATTTAAATTGTCTAACTAAAGTAAATTACTATCTACCATTTACTTGTTGTTTCACAACCTTTATCTAGCAGTAATCTATATGGGCTTCAGCTTTAATCCATCTAGCTTTCAAAGCAACTATCAAGTGATTACTTTCCTGTCAATTAATATAACGTAGAAAAGGTTTGACACAAAAATAGGACAACAGACTGAAGTggcaagtagtgatgagagaatgtGTCCCGTTTTGGTTTGGCAAAAAATCACGCCGAAAATGTTGCGAGTCAAAAAAATGTCGTGCTCATAATTCTTTTTACGTGCGTGAAGCTCATCATtgtttttttccactgcaaattttgtcCCCAATGCGGAAATttgcggcaaatccatgcctggcgaaaaatttcacccatcactagtggcaaGCAAATATGGCAGGTGAGAGAGGCAGGAGTGATGGTGTAAACAATGAACTAAGTAAGGGTTTTCAATATTAAAAACTGGCCCTGATATGATGGGGGAgttctgtttctttttgtttgtattttgcaTTAGGCAAGGTCAGAAGCTGTAATCAGGCAGTAATTAGCCATCGCCTTTTCTGCAGAGAGTACAATTGTGCTTTATTCTCTAGAAATGTTCCCCCTGGGTAGTTTACATGCAAGATTGTAAGAAGCTCCCTTAAACTAGTAtctcaaatgtaaaatgtatgctATTCTTATACAGTCTAAATTATTCAGACACCCCTTTTAGGGGCCCCTAATTCCAGGCTTAAAACTACATTCCTGACAATTTCCTGCTTGGAAATTTGTGGAAGGTCCTGTGTAGTTTCAGCATAATAATGTCCCTGCACAAAGTATCTTTATTACAAATGTACCATAAGACTTTTATGTATATTACTTTTTAATTCTAGAAAGAGAAACATAATACTTATGTATTAGCTCTGGATGGAGACACTGATTTTCAACCATCATCCTTACTGTTACTTGTGGATCGTCTTAAAAGGTATCCTGGTGTTGGAGCTGCCTGTGGAAGAATACATCCAACTGGAATGGGTACAGCCAgaatctctctctttctctctccatcccTCTGCTATATATAAAGACAATGCAAATAACATATGGCAGTTTTtagtggtttgaaaaaaaaaatattacagagaACATGTTTTTTTGCTCCAAAGCCAGCAAAGGGATAATCACTTTCTTTTTATACCTATACTCATGTCAACTTGTCTTTGGCACCAATTTATtacaatttattacatttttaggcACAGCTTCAGTGGCCCCTTTATGTCTTGTTTCAAtcagtgtttgtatgtaatctgtatgtttgctGTAGGCATCCTTATATTGTACAGCACTATGGAACACAGCTTAAAAATTAATAATAGCAGTAAAATGTATGGTCTATAGCAAATAAATTGTctaataaagaaatataaaaccATTAGCAAAGGTAGCATTATGTATAGAATTCATATGGTTTTTGATAACTACATAAGTACTTTAATTGGACCGGAGACATTAGTTGTCTAATCTTTGTCTTTCTTTCTTATTAGGACCTATGGTTTGGTACCAGAAATTTGAGTACGCTGTTGGACACTGGCTTCAAAAGTCCTCAGAACATGTCTTTGGTTGTGTCCTTTGTAGTCCAGGATGCTTTAGTTTATTCAGAGCATC from the Xenopus tropicalis strain Nigerian chromosome 5, UCB_Xtro_10.0, whole genome shotgun sequence genome contains:
- the LOC105947355 gene encoding chitin synthase chs-2-like isoform X1, with the protein product MNGNSETSQNKRHRLKKSWDPFLVTPVCEEEEKTGRCVLIFSMVVWALAGLLVLASGFFSKVSLLFVVAMTNEDSLNLSNKPFGTLIIGIMLVIPSILTFIKSMWKLIFTHSPSPHKCDVFTVCIIEALVALGSAMLVVVAMPHFNIISNLMILSSVYTIPSAVQIINRARSPNWKMSIPIISLVLLIIGHILFCMGYLLETGYSLQIYVSIAIVATILVSLTWFENLLLLLQKTTFHHVEPEHDTRNVLYICSSVVRIAVTAAVVGSCVPLSRHDWTQLKSIAPKDLQLLLILLAIQAVTSATCHWFGVIACKMHYVKRGFAGPLIMTTPAVCIALFIVFIDQYRVAAENFGNSGDFNITIFCQNLKLSDKNSMVQNLLLEVGQSMCKTLMELNTPNIVMLFISGIAWYLGFVLCTLYVWKLKVQRIERTTQLFVRRLYEAAYIDQSMLLNTRYKLESKEKFESKENQSSADKVMVYLCATMWHETFDEMLKILTSLFRLDKYKSNKKDTLNLEAHIFFDDAFTEDIDTQTGKKKRHVNVYVEYLISAFEEVHRVFACNRTDVFSGNNISGCTQQKIMMTPYGGRLCYILPHGNLLYVHLKDKQRIRHKKRWSQIMYMFYLLGWKLYRKYDNLAEKALNPIEKEQVYKELEKEKHNTYVLALDGDTDFQPSSLLLLVDRLKRYPGVGAACGRIHPTGMGPMVWYQKFEYAVGHWLQKSSEHVFGCVLCSPGCFSLFRASALMDDNVLKKYSTKAAEAAHYVQYDQGEDRWLCTLLLQQGWRVEYNAASDAYTNAPQEFVEFYNQRRRWGPSTMANTLDLLHTGVQTAKKNPSLSLLYILYQTLFMGASILSPATVCLMIAGAFSFVFGLGTNLSLFLAVLPPAIYILICFVTKPNTQITVAAFLSVGYAFLMTATFLSIIGGIVENNTILTPTGIFLVSMGLIYIITALLHPKEFSLLIYGLLYIICVPSGYLLLTIYSLVNMHIVSWGTRESAAPKTEKKEDNKKVKYQKTCNCFCCVVEVQVHEKKSTDSEKTENKESDDSSLMAAQSQENKSLMTKQEEFVYEEGWITQLQEKSSYNVLQKEDLPEEEIPFWEDVIKSYLEPLKEDKHKQDEIERDLKSLRSKVTFVFFMINLLWIVATFFLQLIGSTVSIHYPKVYYNGTVSTTEFFMVEPVGLMFLLSFAMLLILQFLGLIYHRIYTLIHFIAYTETEKHVKHKIQDPAGQDEIKTMETDLNVYENPGAIKEFV
- the LOC105947355 gene encoding chitin synthase chs-2-like isoform X2, with amino-acid sequence MNGNSETSQNKRYRLKKSWDPFLVTPVCEEEEKTGRCVLIFSMVVWALAGLLVLASGFFSKVSLLFVVAMTNEDSLNLSNKPFGTLIIGIMLVIPSILTFIKSMWKLIFTHSPSPHKCDVFTVCIIEALVALGSAMLVVVAMPHFNIISNLMILSSVYTIPSAVQIINRARSPNWKMSIPIISLVLLIIGHILFCMGYLLETGYSLQIYVSIAIVATILVSLTWFENLLLLLQKTTFHHVEPEHDTRNVLYICSSVVRIAVTAAVVGSCVPLSRHDWTQLKSIAPKDLQLLLILLAIQAVTSATCHWFGVIACKMHYVKRGFAGPLIMTTPAVCIALFIVFIDQYRVAAENFGNSGDFNITIFCQNLKLSDKNSMVQNLLLEVGQSMCKTLMELNTPNIVMLFISGIAWYLGFVLCTLYVWKLKVQRIERTTQLFVRRLYEAAYIDQSMLLNTRYKLESKEKFESKENQSSADKVMVYLCATMWHETFDEMLKILTSLFRLDKYKSNKKDTLNLEAHIFFDDAFTEDIDTQTGKKKRHVNVYVEYLISAFEEVHRVFACNRTDVFSGNNISGCTQQKIMMTPYGGRLCYILPHGNLLYVHLKDKQRIRHKKRWSQIMYMFYLLGWKLYRKYDNLAEKALNPIEKEQVYKELEKEKHNTYVLALDGDTDFQPSSLLLLVDRLKRYPGVGAACGRIHPTGMGPMVWYQKFEYAVGHWLQKSSEHVFGCVLCSPGCFSLFRASALMDDNVLKKYSTKAAEAAHYVQYDQGEDRWLCTLLLQQGWRVEYNAASDAYTNAPQEFVEFYNQRRRWGPSTMANTLDLLHTGVQTAKKNPSLSLLYILYQTLFMGASILSPATVCLMIAGAFSFVFGLGTNLSLFLAVLPPAIYILICFVTKPNTQITVAAFLSVGYAFLMTATFLSIIGGIVENNTILTPTGIFLVSMGLIYIITALLHPKEFSLLIYGLLYIICVPSGYLLLTIYSLVNMHIVSWGTRESAAPKTEKKEDNKKVKYQKTCNCFCCVVEVQVHEKKSTDSEKTENKESDDSSLMAAQSQENKSLMTKQEEFVYEEGWITQLQEKSSYNVLQKEDLPEEEIPFWEDVIKSYLEPLKEDKHKQDEIERDLKSLRSKVTFVFFMINLLWIVATFFLQLIGSTVSIHYPKVYYNGTVSTTEFFMVEPVGLMFLLSFAMLLILQFLGLIYHRIYTLIHFIAYTETEKHVKHKIQDPAGQDEIKTMETDLNVYENPGAIKEFV